From the Penicillium oxalicum strain HP7-1 chromosome V, whole genome shotgun sequence genome, one window contains:
- a CDS encoding 3-isopropylmalate dehydratase, translating to MPSAETKPRTLYDKVFDDHIVNQQDDGTCLLYIDRHLVHEVTSPQAFEGLKNASRKVRRPDCTLVTVDHNIPTSSRKNFKNASDFIKETDSRLQCTTLEENVKDFGLTYFGMGDKRQGIVHVIGPEQGFTLPGTTVVCGDSHTSTHGAFGALAFGIGTSEVEHVLATQTLLTRRSKNMRIQVDGELAPGVTSKDVVLHIIGVIGTAGGTGAVIEFCGSVIRGLSMEARMSMCNMSIEGGARAGMIAPDDITFEYLKGRPLAPKYGSAEWNKAVKYWSSLKSDADAKYDVDVFLDGKDIIPTISWGTSPQDVVPITGVVPGPDDFEDENRKTSCKRALEYMGLTAGTPMKDITVDKVFIGSCTNSRIEDLRAAAKVVQGKKIAANIKRAMIVPGSGLVKEQAEAEGLDKIFTDAGFEWREAGCSMCLGMNPDILSPKERCASTSNRNFEGRQGAQGRTHLMSPAMAAAAAIVGKLADIREHIVSSPGTAKVQPQIELQPEVDSIETEDELERVLDLPADNEPHTNTSAGTSAGLPKFTVLKGTAAPLDRANVDTDAIIPKQFLKTIKRTGLGSAAFYELRYHPDGQENPDFILNQGIYRNSKILVVTGPNFGCGSSREHAPWALLDFGIKCIIAPSFADIFFNNTFKNGMLPVVVSDEAALKKIADEARAGRELEVDLVNQEIKDAQGNKIVAFDVDGFRKHCLTNGLDDIGLTLQMESKIRSFEAKRSLQTPWLDGSGYLRRGNRGATKIEAAPVPTTNRGDVKGEPLEW from the exons ATGCCTTCTGCAGAGACGAAACCTAGGACGCTCTATGACAAGGTCTTTGATGACCACATCGTCAACCAACAAGATGATGGCACTTGCCTGCTCTACATCG ATCGCCATCTCGTCCACGAGGTGACCTCTCCCCAGGCCTTCGAGGGTCTCAAGAATGCCAGCCGCAAGGTCCGCCGGCCGGACTGCACCCTGGTGACTGTCGACCAC AATATTCCCACCAGCTCTCGAAAGAACTTCAAGAATGCCTCCGATTTCATCAAAGAGACCGATTCCCGTCTTCAGTGTACGACACTGGAGGAGAATGTCAAGGATTTCGGGTTGACCTACTTTGGTATGGGCGACAAGCGTCAGGGTATCGTGCACGTCATCGGACCCGAGCAGGGCTTCACTCTACCCGGCACAACGGTGGTCTGCGGTGACAGCCATACCTCCACACACGGTGCATTCGGTGCTCTCGCCTTTGGTATTGGAACGAGTGAAGTCGAGCATGTCCTCGCCACCCAGACCCTTCTCACTCGCCGAAGCAAGAACATGCGGATTCAGGTTGACGGTGAGCTTGCTCCGGGTGTCACTTCCAAGGATGTTGTGCTTCACATCATTGGCGTGATCGGCACCGCGGGAGGTACGGGCGCTGTTATCGAATTCTGTGGCTCTGTGATTCGTGGCCTGAGCATGGAAGCCCGCATGTCCATGTGTAACATGTCCATCGAGGGTGGCGCGCGTGCTGGCATGATCGCTCCCGACGACATCACTTTTGAGTACTTGAAGGGTCGCCCTCTTGCTCCCAAATACGGTAGTGCCGAGTGGAACAAGGCCGTCAAGTACTGGTCCTCTCTGAAGTCGGACGCGGATGCTAAGTACGACGTGGATGTTTTCCTCGATGGTAAGGATATTATTCCTACCATCTCTTGGGGTACCTCTCCTCAAGACGTTGTCCCCATCACCGGGGTTGTTCCCGGACCCGATGACTTTGAGGATGAGAACCGCAAGACCTCGTGCAAGCGTGCCCTTGAGTACATGGGTCTCACTGCTGGTACGCCGATGAAGGACATCACTGTGGACAAGGTGTTCATCGGATCGTGCACCAATTCACGTATCGAGGACTTGCGTGCTGCCGCGAAGGTCGTCCAGGGCAAGAAGATTGCCGCCAACATCAAGCGCGCCATGATTGTTCCCGGATCAGGTCTGGTCAAGGAACAGGCCGAGGCTGAGGGTCTGGACAAGATCTTTACTGATGCTGGTTTTGAGTGGCGTGAGGCCGGTTGCTCAATGTGTCTCGGCATGAACCCCGACATTCTATCACCCAAAGAGCGCTGCGCGAGTACTTCCAACCGTAACTTCGAGGGCCGGCAAGGTGCGCAGGGTCGTACACATCTCATGTCCCCAGCCatggctgctgccgctgccatTGTGGGTAAGCTTGCCGACATCCGAGAGCACATCGTCTCGAGCCCGGGAACCGCCAAGGTCCAGCCTCAGATCGAACTCCAGCCCGAGGTGGACTCCATCGAGACCGAGGACGAGCTGGAGCGTGTTCTCGATTTGCCCGCGGACAACGAGCCTCATACCAACACATCCGCTGGCACCAGCGCTGGCCTGCCCAAGTTCACTGTGCTGAAGGGTACTGCCGCGCCCCTCGACCGTGCCAACGTCGATACGGATGCCATCATTCCCAAGCAATTCCTGAAGACTATCAAGCGTACGGGTCTGGGCTCTGCCGCTTTCTACGAGCTTCGATACCACCCCGATGGCCAAGAGAACCCGGACTTCATCCTGAACCAAGGCATTTACCGAAATTCCAAGATTCTCGTCGTGACCGGGCCCAACTTTGGTTGTGGTAGTTCCCGCGAGCACGCCCCGTGGGCTCTGCTTGACTTCGGTATCAAGTGTATCATCGCCCCTTCGTTTGCAGATATTTTCTTCAACAACACATTCAAGAACGGCATGCTTCCTGTCGTCGTTTCAGATGAGGCtgccttgaagaagatcgcCGACGAGGCTCGCGCTGGTCGTGAGCTCGAGGTCGATCTTGTCAACCAGGAGATCAAGGACGCGCAGGGCAATAAGATTGTGGCCTTTGACGTTGATGGTTTCCGCAAGCACTGTCTCACCAACGGTCTTGATGACATTGGCCTTACCCTGCAGATGGAGTCGAAGATTCGTTCCTTTGAGGCAAAGCGCAGCCTGCAGACGCCCTGGTTGGATGGCAGTGGCTACCTTCGCCGTGGCAACCGGGGTGCCACCAAGATCGAGGCCGCCCCAGTGCCCACCACCAACCGTGGAGATGTCAAGGGCGAGCCCCTGGAGTggtga
- a CDS encoding Cell wall alpha-1,3-glucan synthase mok13: MHWKFVECVRLTFIFFSFTAFAWPYDETLVSYNLNENQHTRNPAEYWGEWPNHTYFPSPENWRFPVYSLFLDRFVNGDPTNDNINGTLFEHDLNSNQMRHGGDVVGLLDTLDYLQGMGIKGVYLAGTVLMNQPWGSDGYSALDTTLLDQHFGTIQTWRDAITEIHNRGMYVIFDNTIATLGDLIGFEGFWNETGYPVDNYVEDELGGCYDSDFDQYGDIEAFGVYPDWERELAKFASVQDRLREWVPSVRERLVRHSCMIIASLDIDGFRYDKATQATVDALGDISGAYRDCARRVGKNNFFLPGEITGGNTFGSVFLGRGRQPDMLPKTLDEAFQLNGSSNSSYFIRGENKQAIDGAAFHYSVYRSLTRFLGMDGNLAAGYDVPVNWTAAWYEMILTNDLVNANTGKYDPRHMFGVTNQDVFRWPAVDMGIERQLLGLFITILHLPGIPLLLWGEEQAFYILDATASNYIYGRQAMSPATAWKTHGCFELTSKQYYNWPIKSGRLGCHDERATYDHRDPSHFLHNTIKHMYQMRENFPALNDGWWVQLLSNQTRNIYYPGSNGIPTETGMWSVLRSPYYQVQDLGTDGNQTIWLVYHNDHRAVTYDFDCSSKIAALIAPFDSGTTVKNLFYPHDEITLRTSSTYMHLNGTTKSNGCSESITLAPYEFRAYVPKDKFVAPRPMITKFTPGHDFPVLSTGEPGQLETLQIGLYFSTEMDCAKVSQAISFQSSSESGTSPLIDLDTVDCEAVVNDRISYSGQIPSKWVWTATLTGVDHGIHRITVRNATSIDGRTTNAVDHFLIRVGKSDNPMVFTSANYSKKLLHQRNDGSLFIQHRAPGADKYRYSTNWGSSFSQWLPYHGGNQSIEELSWSGTERQRWEGKHIRVEYWSRLTGSSDYFQEGDDADWNSNMPRRWPHLFFNGPFNKYGYDAGLANTFKQGTDGIWHFRFAAEWPAQGQLNVWGINPDGKPDQSYVFGDADGDSVLDRLPPSSQTPSTINITEHPPDPYLTWSIHVNDATLRFHLLPAGSKYIQMALFFLLWIVPLITAVACAYIFKKTFYRIRFNRIGVGEKKTLVSLDFLRKINPTSIKAAGRRGVLARLSNNSRFLQSTSAFGNRSSHRRKVLIATMEYDIEDWGIKIKIGGLGVMAQLMSKQLGHIDLIWVIPCVGGITYPLDAPAESMFVKILDNTFEVKVQYHVLKNITYVLLDAPIFRQQSAKEPYPARMDDLCSAIYYSAWNQCIAQTLTRFAVDLYHVNDYHGAIAMLYQLPKTVPIFLSLHNAEFQGLWPMRTQKEKKEVCSVFNLDMDVVTRYVQFGEVFNLLHAGASYLRLHQQGFGAVGVSKKYGKRSYARYPIFWGLKRVGNLPNPDPSDTGEWIKSKTQEKDIRVDSDYEVQRVALKRQAQEWAGLDQIVDADLMVFVGRWSMQKGVDLIADVMPAVLESRPRVQLICVGPVIDLYGKFAALKLDQLMRLYPGRVCSKPQFTVLPPFIFSGAEFALIPSRDEPFGLVAVEFGRKGALGIGARVGGLGQMPGWWYEVESTTTSHLLKQFKLAIDSALSSKKETRAMMRARSAKQRFPVAQWIEDLEILQSTAVRIHDKERIKSGSSNSDTESNGAYNAIYGMMTPQTSGSARSSASSTTLAPPPRSPSRPVTLASLRRNSVFNSREPPHDRSRPMMSHGRHHSFGVTSSNQFARNGTEPPRARDLRRDRVGDVKNMPNEVSANLEDDVENEMMSTCFGDDEYPALGDINDRGSLMCASFAVPNPLGAYPMKDGSSSPCSHQSLFPGHYVNSPSGSTTPTSIGTDDTLLPPSRPRVDFGSRLSQSSVLSVDSVVGDKKDYKLQKVDPFFTDSNEEYYREFEKRLQDLNGSNSEQQLCIEQFLEKSEKKWFDRFRDARLGRNQSQTPLLQSSKAVKSESPPSSVNVDDSSSHEGGMQERKQPDEFLLGDDYVPPTGLKKWMQMRLGDWPVYSLFLGLGQIIAANSYQITLLTGEVGQGETKLYGIATVYLVTSILWWLFFRFCKSVLVLTVPWFLYGTAFFIIGFAHFEPDFFIRGWIQNIGSGVYAAASSSGSIFFALNFGDESGAPVKQWVFRACLIQGTQQAYVIALWYWGSTLTKASSAGLLSSQGNITNTWRMTAICVPITLFLWAVGFLIYFGLPNYYRQTPGKVPSFYKSVFRRKIVLWNWVVVILQNFFLSAPYGRNWNLACGLGAPRWAQIWWGTSGSGLYLPWAGSYVSGALVSRSLWLWLGVMDALQGLGFGMILLQTLTRMHICFTLLVSQVIGSIATICARAFAPNKIGPGPISPDITAGAAALGNAWFWIALVSQLLIW; this comes from the exons ATGCATTGGAAATTTGTGGAATGCGTACGACTCACATTTATattcttctctttcacaGCTTTCGCATGGCCATACGATGAAACACTCGTTTCCTATAACCTCAACGAAAACCAACACACGAGAAATCCTGCCGAGTACTGGGGCGAATGGCCGAATCACACTTACTTCCCTTCCCCAGAAAACTGGCGGTTCCCAGTCTATTCGCTTTTCCTCGATCGGTTTGTCAATGGCGATCCTACCAACGACAACATCAATGGCACCCTCTTTGAGCATGACTTGAACTCAAACCAGATGCGTCATGGAGGGGATGTCGTTGGTCTTTTGGACACATTGGATTATTTACAGGGAATGGGAATCAAG GGAGTCTATCTTGCTGGAACGGTGTTGATGAATCAGCCTTGGGGCTCTGATGGCTATTCGGCACTGGACACTACTTTGCTTGACCAGCATTTTGGTACTATCCAGACATGGAGGGACGCAATCACGGAGATCCATAATCGGGGGATGTATGTGATTTTCGATAATACTATTGCGAC TTTGGGCGATCTGATTGGGTTCGAAGG ATTCTGGAACGAGACCGGCTACCCAGTGGACAACTACGTGGAAGACGAGCTGGGAGGATGCTATGACAGCGATTTCGACCAATATGGTGATATTGAAGCTTTTGGCGTGTACCCAGATTGGGAAAGAGAATTGGCCAAATTTGCGTCTGTGCAAGATCGCCTGCGAGAGTGGGTGCCTAGTGTCAGGGAGCGCCTGGTTCGTCACTCGTGTATGATTATTGCTTCCCTGGATATTGACGGGTTTCGCTATGATAAAGCGACGCAGGCCACAGTCGATGCCCTCGGAGATATCTCTGGAGCCTATCGAGATTGTGCCAGACGCGTGGGAAAAAACAACTTTTTCTTGCCCGGTGAGATAACAGGAGGTAACACGTTTGGGTCAGTCTTTCTTGGCCGAGGTCGTCAACCCGATATGCTCCCAAAGACCCTGGACGAAGCATTCCAGTTGAATGGCTCATCCAACTCAAGCTACTTCATCCGTGGTGAGAACAAACAGGCTATTGATGGTGCTGCTTTTCATTATTCCGTTTACCGCTCTCTCACGCGGTTCTTGGGCATGGATGGAAACCTTGCAGCTGGTTATGATGTCCCAGTCAATTGGACAGCCGCATGGTATGAGATGATCTTGACGAACGATCTCGTCAATGCAAATACTGGAAAGTATGACCCTCGTCATATGTTTGGTGTCACAAATCAGGATGTCTTCCGTTGGCCAGCTGTCGACATGGGCATAGAGAGGCAGCTTCTCGGTTTGTTCATCACAATCCTTCACCTGCCTGGCATACCATTGCTGCTGTGGGGTGAAGAGCAGGCGTTCTATATCCTCGATGCAACTGCTTCCAATTACATCTATGGGCGACAAGCAATGTCACCGGCGACAGCTTGGAAGACACACGGGTGCTTCGAATTGACGTCCAAGCAATACTACAACTGGCCCATCAAGTCTGGGCGGTTAGGATGTCATGATGAGCGTGCCACCTACGATCACCGAGATCCTTCGCACTTTTTGCACAATACTATCAAGCACATGTATCAGATGCGAGAGAACTTCCCTGCGCTGAACGACGGATGGTGGGTACAGCTACTGTCGAATCAAACTCGCAATATCTACTACCCAGGCTCAAATGGAATACCCACAGAGACGGGAATGTGGTCCGTTCTGCGAAGTCCCTACTATCAAGTGCAAGATCTTGGCACAGACGGCAATCAAACAATCTGGCTGGTATACCACAACGACCATCGGGCTGTCACATACGATTTTGACTGCTCCAGTAAGATCGCTGCTCTCATTGCACCATTTGATTCTGGAACCACTGTCAAGAATCTCTTCTATCCCCATGATGAGATTACTCTTAGGACTAGCTCAACTTACATGCACCTCAACGGTACCACAAAATCGAACGGCTGCTCAGAGAGTATCACATTGGCTCCTTACGAGTTCAGAGCTTACGTGCCAAAAGACAAATTTGTCGCGCCACGCCCAATGATCACAAAATTCACTCCTGGTCACGACTTTCCGGTTCTTTCCACTGGCGAACCGGGCCAGCTAGAGACTCTTCAAATTGGCCTGTACTTCTCAACTGAGATGGATTGCGCCAAGGTGTCGCAGGCCATCTCATTCCAGTCATCATCCGAATCAGGAACCAGCCCCTTGATTGATTTGGACACTGTTGACTGCGAGGCTGTTGTCAATGACAGAATCTCATATTCCGGTCAAATTCCCTCCAAATGGGTGTGGACTGCAACCCTTACGGGCGTTGATCACGGGATCCATCGCATAACCGTTCGCAATGCCACCAGCATCGATGGGCGTACCACCAACGCCGTTGACCATTTCCTGATTCGCGTCGGTAAGAGTGATAACCCTATGGTTTTCACATCAGCGAATTACTCCAAGAAGCTGCTCCATCAACGCAACGACGGCTCTCTTTTCATTCAGCACCGTGCACCTGGAGCTGACAAGTATCGCTACTCAACCAACTGGGGCAGCTCCTTTAGCCAGTGGCTTCCATATCATGGAGGTAACCAGTCGATTGAAGAATTATCATGGTCAGGGACGGAGAGGCAGCGATGGGAAGGAAAACACATTCGTGTGGAGTACTGGAGTCGTTTGACAGGAAGCAGTGATTATTTTCAAGAAGGAGACGATGCCGACTGGAATTCTAACATGCCTCGCCGCTGGCCACATTTGTTCTTCAACGGGCCATTCAACAAGTACGGTTATGATGCTGGCCTGGCAAATACTTTCAAGCAAGGCACTGACGGGATTTGGCATTTTCGCTTCGCAGCAGAGTGGCCAGCTCAGGGCCAACTCAATGTTTGGGGCATCAACCCTGATGGCAAGCCTGATCAGAGCTATGTGTTTGGGGATGCAGACGGTGACTCGGTGCTGGATCGTCTACCCCCATCTTCGCAGACGccgtccaccatcaacatcacTGAGCATCCACCGGACCCTTATCTGACATGGAGTATCCATGTCAATGACGCAACTCTACGATTCCACTTGCTCCCAGCCGGTTCGAAGTATATCCAAATGgcactcttcttcttgctctggATCGTTCCGCTAATCACAGCTGTGGCTTGCGCATACATCTTCAAAAAGACCTTCTACCGAATCAGATTCAACCGGATCGGCGTGGGTGAGAAGAAAACTCTGGTATCCTTGGATTTTCTTCGGAAAATCAACCCGACTAGCATCAAAGCTGCTGGGCGTCGAGGCGTGCTGGCGCGTTTGAGCAACAATTCGAGATTTCTTCAAAGCACATCGGCATTTGGTAATCGATCATCTCATCGACGAAAAGTACTGATTGCGACCATGGAGTATGACATTGAAGATTGGGggatcaagatcaaaatcGGGGGCCTTGGTGTGATGGCCCAACTTATGAGCAAGCAACTTGGCCACATTGACCTTATTTGGGTGATTCCATGCGTGGGTGGTATCACATATCCACTGGACGCCCCAGCCGAATCGATGTTTGTCAAAATCCTAGACAACACCTTCGAAGTCAAGGTTCAGTATCATGTCCTGAAAAATATCACTTATGTTCTCCTCGACGCCCCAATTTTCCGGCAACAATCCGCCAAGGAGCCCTACCCAGCGCGCATGGATGATCTTTGCAGTGCTATTTACTATTCCGCCTGGAATCAGTGCATTGCTCAAACCTTGACGAGGTTTGCCGTCGACTTGTACCATGTCAATGACTACCACGGAGCCATCGCTATGCTGTACCAGCTCCCTAAGACAGTACCGatattcctttctcttcataACGCAGAATTTCAGGGTCTGTGGCCGATGCGtactcaaaaagaaaaaaaggaagttTGCTCGGTGTTTAATCTTGACATGGACGTTGTCACTCGCTATGTTCAATTTGGCGAAGTCTTCAATCTACTTCACGCCGGCGCAAGCTATCTACGTCTTCATCAGCAGGGATTCGGTGCCGTTGGGGTATCTAAGAAATACGGCAAAAGGTCATATGCGCGTTACCCTATATTTTGGGGATTGAAGAGGGTGGGGAACCTGCCAAATCCCGATCCATCAGACACGGGGGAATGGATCAAGTCGAAAACGCAGGAAAAGGACATCAGGGTCGACAGTGATTACGAGGTGCAGCGCGTTGCACTCAAACGGCAAGCGCAAGAATGGGCTGGGCTAGATCAAATTGTCGATGCTGATCTTATGGTGTTTGTGGGTAGATGGTCGATGCAGAAAGGAGTCGATTTAATTGCAGACGTGATGCCGGCCGTTCTTGAATCTCGGCCTCGGGTTCAACTTATCTGCGTTGGGCCTGTTATTGACTTGTACGGGAAATTCGCAGCATTAAAACTCGATCAATTGATGCGGCTTTATCCGGGTCGTGTGTGCTCAAAGCCTCAATTCACTGTCTTACCACCCTTTATTTTTTCGGGTGCAGAGTTTGCGCTCATTCCCTCTCGCGATGAACCATTTGGACTGGTTGCTGTCGAATTCGGCCGCAAAGGTGCCCTTGGAATTGGTGCCCGAGTTGGTGGACTTGGTCAGATGCCGGGTTGGTGGTACGAAGTCGAGTCTACAACAACGAGCCACCTTCTCAAACAGTTCAAGCTGGCTATTGATAGCGCTCTGagttcaaaaaaagaaacgaggGCGATGATGCGGGCCAGGTCGGCGAAGCAGCGTTTTCCTGTCGCGCAATGGATTGAGGACCTGGAGATCCTCCAATCGACCGCGGTCCGCATTCACGACAAAGAGAGGATCAAATCCGGGTCTTCAAACTCGGACACCGAAAGCAATGGCGCATATAACGCAATTTATGGCATGATGACTCCTCAGACCAGTGGCTCAGCTCGATCTTCTGCGTCGAGTACAACCTTGGCACCACCGCCACGGTCTCCCAGTCGTCCAGTTACCTTGGCATCCCTCCGAAGAAACTCTGTTTTCAACAGTCGCGAGCCACCCCACGATCGGAGCAGGCCCATGATGAGCCATGGCCGACATCACTCTTTTGGTGTGACCAGTAGTAACCAGTTCGCCCGCAATGGCACAGAACCTCCACGCGCTCGCGATTTGAGGAGGGACAGGGTTGGCGACGTCAAGAATATGCCAAATGAGGTTTCAGCGAACCTTGAAGACGATGTTGAGAACGAAATGATGTCCACTTGTTTTGGAGACGATGAATATCCGGCCCTGGGTGATATCAATGACAGGGGAAGCTTAATGTGCGCCTCCTTCGCAGTCCCTAATCCTTTAGGGGCTTACCCAATGAAAGATGGATCGTCCTCTCCATGCTCACATCAAAGCTTGTTTCCCGGTCACTACGTAAACAGTCCCTCCGGCTCAACAACACCAACATCGATAGGAACAGACGACACCCTCCTTCCACCTTCAAGACCACGAGTTGATTTTGGAAGCCGTTTAAGTCAGTCGTCGGTTCTGTCAGTAGACTCTGTTGTGGGCGACAAGAAGGATTACAAGCTGCAGAAGGTCGATCCTTTCTTCACAGACAGCAATGAGGAATACTACCGAGAATTTGAAAAAAGGCTTCAGGATTTGAATGGGTCAAACTCGGAACAGCAGCTTTGTATCGAGCAATTTCTCGAGAAAAGCGAGAAGAAGTGGTTTGATCGATTCCGCGACGCCCGTCTCGGTCGCAACCAGTCACAGACACCCCTTCTCCAGAGCAGCAAAGCAGTTAAGAGCGAGTCCCCTCCAAGTTCAGTCAATGTGGATGACTCAAGTTCCCACGAAGGTGGCATgcaagaaagaaagcagCCGGATGAATTCCTTTTGGGGGACGACTACGTACCACCCACTGGGTTAAAGAAGTGGATGCAGATGCGCCTAGGGGACTGGCCAGTATATTCCTTGTtccttggcctcggtcaGATCATTGCGGCCAATTCTTATCAAATAACATTGTTAACTGGGGAGGTTGGGCAAGGCGAGACAAAGCTATACGGTATTGCTACCGTCTATCTGGTGACATCGATTCTATGGTGGCTTTTCTTCCGGTTCTGCAAGTCGGTCCTCGTGCTTACGGTGCCATGGTTCCTATACGGCACAGCCTTTTTCATCATCGGCTTTGCCCACTTCGAGCCTGATTTCTTTATTCGCGGCTGGATCCAGAACATCGGCAGCGGTGTGTACGCTGCAGCTTCGTCTAGCGGGTCGATCTTCTTTGCACTCAACTTCGGCGACGAGAGCGGCGCTCCCGTCAAGCAATGGGTGTTCCGGGCTTGTCTCATCCAAGGCACTCAGCAGGCCTACGTTATCGCTCTGTGGTATTGGGGCTCAACATTGACTAAAGCATCCAGTGCCGGACTCTTAAGTTCCCAGGGCAACATCACCAATACGTGGAGAATGACTGCCATATGTGTGCCGATCACACTTTTCCTATGGGCAGTTGGCTTCCTGATTTACTTTGGCTTGCCGAACTATTACCGACAAACTCCTGGCAAGGTCCCATCATTTTACAAATCAGTCTTTCGCCGCAAGATCGTTCTTTGGAATTGGGTCGTTGTGATACTGCAAAATTTCTTCTTGAGCGCACCCTACGGCCGCAATTGGAATT TGGCTTGTGGACTCGGAGCCCCCAGATGGGCTCAAATATGGTGGGGAACATCAGGATCAGGCCTCTATTTACCCTGGGCTGGGAGCTATGTTTCCGGCGCCCTCGTCTCGCGCAGTCTATGGTTATGGCTCGGAGTAATGGATGCACTGCAGGGCCTCGGCTTCGGCATGATTCTCCTGCAAACTCTCACCAGGATGCACATTTGTTTCACACTACTGGTTTCGCAGGTCATCGGATCAATCGCGACAATCTGTGCCAGAGCCTTTGCTCCGAATAAAATTGGACCTGGGCCCATTTCGCCTGATATTACGGCAGGCGCGGCCGCTTTGGGAAATGCGTGGTTTTGGATTGCGCTGGTATCTCAGTTGTTAATCTGGTGA
- a CDS encoding Orotate phosphoribosyltransferase gives MSAATIPAPSADQDYKSTLLPLLISNNVLSFGTFTLKSGRESPYFFTSSRLHTAPLLRASSAAYASVLSAEPFVTKAADGSIKPNFDIIFGPAYKGIPICAAVTNELAVRDSLSGSSQGTWDNVSYSFNRKEAKAHGEGGNIVGAALKGKRVVIVDDVITAGTALREAVGIIEQEGGIVAGVVVLLDREERVSDSEPKSAIGVAQRDLGGNIPIRAVIGLHDLIEKLGDKIGTAEVQRLKDYRARYGAE, from the coding sequence atgtCCGCCGCTACCATCCCTGCCCCGTCTGCGGACCAGGACTACAAGTCCACCCTTCTGCCGCTCTTGATCTCGAACAACGTTCTCTCCTTCGGCACCTTTACACTCAAGTCCGGACGTGAATCGCCCTACTTCTTCACATCCTCTCGCCTGCACACGGCGCCCCTCCTGCGCGCCTCCTCGGCCGCCTACGCGAGTGTGCTCTCCGCCGAGCCTTTCGTGACCAAGGCCGCGGACGGCTCGATCAAGCCAAACTTTGACATTATCTTCGGCCCGGCCTACAAGGGAATTCCTATCTGTGCGGCCGTTACCAACGAGCTAGCCGTGCGCGATTCGCTCTCCGGCTCATCTCAAGGTACCTGGGATAATGTGAGCTACTCCTTCAACCGGAAGGAAGCCAAGGCTCACGGCGAGGGGGGAAATATCGTGGGCGCTGCGCTCAAGGGCAAGCGTGTCGTGATCGTCGACGATGTGATCACGGCAGGAACTGCTTTGCGGGAAGCTGTCGGGATCATCGAGCAAGAAGGCGGCATTGTCGCTGGTGTTGTAGTCCTGTTGGACCGCGAAGAACGCGTGAGCGACTCAGAGCCGAAGAGCGCGATTGGCGTTGCTCAGCGTGACCTCGGCGGCAACATCCCCATTCGCGCTGTGATCGGTTTGCACGACCTGATCGAGAAGCTGGGCGACAAGATCGGCACCGCCGAAGTTCAACGGCTGAAAGACTACCGGGCTCGTTATGGTGCGGAGTAG